DNA from Desulfonatronum sp. SC1:
ACCGCGACCATGAAGGCCTCATCCGGTACCCCCTCCCATTGGCTGACGAGTCGATACTTGGAGGCTGGCTCGAAACCGAAGCGTGGGTAATACTCGGGGTGCCCCAAGACGATGACGAAGGGGCAGCCTGTGCGGCGCAAATGGTCAAGCCCGTGCCGGACCAGCCGGGAACCAACGCCCTTTCGCTGATGAGAGGGCAACACCGCCATGGGCGCCAGCCCCATGCCCACGGCGTCGGAACCGTCCACCGTGACCGGGGTGAACAGGATGTGGCCGATCACAACGCCGTCTTCCTCAGCCACGAAGGCGAGGTACTCACTGCAGGAGGCCCGAAGAGCGTCAACCAGGGCCGCTTCCGGGCCGTTCTCGAACGCGGCCAGGTTCAGACGATGGACGGCTTTCTGGTCTCGGGGGTCTTCTTTTCGGATTTCGAGCATAACAAGGTTCCTTTTTCAGAGTGGAAGCGACGTGAGGGGTGAAGGCTACTCGTTCGCCACAATCATTGCCAGCGTGGTACTCGACGGTGAGGAGGTGGATGCCTCCTGTTCCAAGCGCATCTATTCGGGGCTGTCATCCTGTCCGTGGCCAGTTGTACGGCCCGAGCCAAACGAGTTCAAGTGGGACCATCCAGAGCCTATTGGTGATCAGAATATGTCCGGTCTCTGTTCGTGCCCCGCGGAAGCGTGGTTCTTCATCCGGCGGTTCCCCGCATCCGCATTACTGGCAATAGATGAAAAACTCGGGTAAGTGGTATCCGGTTGACGCGCGGGGGCGCGCCATCCGCAACGGCCCCGGTTTTCGTTGAATTCGGCTGAATTCCGGTTGCACCCATCCACCCGCTCCGCGATGACGAGGTAGCCCATCCCATGCCCAAAAGAACGGACATCCACAAGATTCTGATCATCGGTTCCGGCCCGATCATTATCGGCCAGGCCTGCGAATTCGACTATTCAGGCACCCAGGCCTGCAAGGCTCTGCGCGGTCTTGGCTACAAGATCGTGCTGATCAATTCCAACCCGGCCACGATCATGACCGACCCGGAAACGGCCGACGTCACCTACATCGAGCCCCTCAACGTGGAAAGCCTGACCCGGATCATCGCCAAGGAACGGCCCGACGCGGTTTTGCCCAACCTGGGCGGGCAGACCGGTCTGAACCTGACATCCGGGCTGGCCAAGGCCGGGGTTTTGGATGAGTACGGGGTAAAGGTCATCGGCGTACAGTTGGACGCCATCGAACGGGGCGAGGACCGGATCGCCTTCAAGGAGACCATGGGCCGCCTGGGCATTGAAATGCCACGCAGCGAGCCGGCCTACAGCGTGGAAGAGGCCGAGGCCATCGCCGCGCGCCTGGGTTTTCCCATCGTCATCCGCCCGGCTTACACCATGGGCGGCACCGGCGGCGGCCTGGTGTACAACCTGGAGGAACTGCGCACCGTGGCCCGGCGGGGCATTGCCGCGAGCATGACCGGGCAGATCCTGGTGGAAGAGTCCGTGCTGGGCTGGGAGGAACTGGAGTTGGAAGTGGTCCGCGACGCCAAGAACCAGATGGTCACGGTCTGCTTCATCGAGAACGTCGATCCCATGGGCGTGCACACCGGAGACTCCATCTGCACCGCGCCCATGCTGACCATCAGCCGGGAGCTGCAGGAGCGGCTGCAACGACACGCCTACGACATCGTGGAGGCCATTGAGGTCATCGGCGGCACCAACACCCAGTTCGCCCACGATCCGAAAACCGGACGGGTGGTGATCATCGAGATCAACCCCCGCACCTCGCGTTCATCGGCCCTGGCCTCCAAGGCCACGGGCTTTCCCATCGCCTATGTTTCCGCGCTGTTGGCCTGCGGCCTGACCCTGGACGAGATCCCTTACTGGCGGGACCAGACCCTGGAGAAGTACACGCCCTGGGGGGACTACGTGGTGGTCAAGTTTCCGCGCTGGGATTTCGAAAAATTCCCCGGGGCCCTGGACGCCCTGGGCACCCAGATGCGGGCCGTGGGCGAGGTGATGAGCATTGGCAAGAATTACAAGGAGGCGCTGCAAAAGGCCGTGCGCTCCATGGAGCGGGGCCGCTTCGGCCTTGGCTTTGCCAAGGATTATCACCGGAAATCCGCCGAAGAGCTGCTGGAGCTGCTGGCCTTGCCCACCAGCGAACGATTGTTCGTGATGTACGAAGCCCTGCGCAAGGGCGTGAGCGTGGATGCTTTGCACCGCAAGACGTTCATCAAGTCCTGGTTCATCGAGCAGATGCGGGAATTGGTGGAGCTCGAAGAGCGGATTCTGGCCCACAAGGGTCGGCCCGTTCCGGACGATCTGCTCATCCAGGCCAAGCGCGACGGCTTTTCAGACCGCTATCTGGCCAGGCTTTCGGGTGTTTCCGAGAAGGATGTCCGCACGCGGCGCCTGGCCCTGGGGCGCGGCCAGGCCTGGGAGCCGGTTCCCGTGAGCGGCGTGCGGGAAGACGCTGAATACTATTTTTCCACCTACAATTCCGCGCATCACCTCCCGGTCAGCGGGGGCAGGAAGATCATGGTCCTGGGCGGCGGGCCCAACCGCATCGGCCAGGGCATCGAGTTCGATTACTGCTGCGTGCACGCGGCCCTGGCCATCCGCGAGGCCGGGTTCAAGTCCATCATGGTCAACTGCAATCCGGAGACCGTGTCCACGGACTACGATACCTCCGACCGGCTCTATTTCGAGCCGCTGACCGTGGAAGACGTGCTCGGCATTTACGAGAAGGAGCAGCCCGAGGGGGTGATTGTTCAGTTCGGCGGGCAGACGCCTTTGAATATCGCGGCGGAGTTGGCCCAGGCCGGGGTGCGCATCCTGGGCACCTCGCCGGAAACCATCGACCTGGCAGAGGATCGGGACCGCTTCAGCAAACTGATGCAGAGTCTGGACATCCCCATGCCCGCATCCGGCATGGCCGTGAACCTGGAAGACGCCCTGGCCGTGGCCGGGCGGATCGGCTACCCGCTGATGGTTCGGCCGTCCTACGTGCTTGGCGGGCGGGGCATGGAAGTCGTGCATGACCGGGAAATGCTGGAAGCCTACCTGGCCGCTGCCGTGGACGTGACTCCGGACCGGCCGATTCTCATCGACAAATTCCTGGAAAACGCCATTGAGGCCGAGGCGGACGCCATCGCCGACGGCACGGATGCCTTCGTGCCCTCGGTCATGGAGCAGATTGAACTGGCCGGCGTGCATTCCGGCGACTCGGCCTGCGTCATCCCGGCGGTGAGCATCAAGCCCGAGCACCTGGAGACCATCCGGGAGTACACTCGGAGGATCGCCGTGGCCTGCAACGTGGTCGGCCTGATGAACATTCAGTACGCCGTGGCCGGGGACAAGGTCTACGTCCTGGAGGCCAACCCACGGGCCTCGCGGACCGTGCCCCTGGTCTCCAAGGTCTGCGGAATCGCCATGGCCCGCCTGGCCACCCGGATCATGCTCGGCGAGAAGCTGTCCGACCTGGGGCTCTCCGAGCGGCATCCCAGGCACTTCGGCGTCAAGGAAGCGGTGTTTCCGTTCAACATGTTTCCGGAAGTGGACCCGGTGCTCGGCCCGGAGATGCGCTCCACGGGCGAGGTTCTGGGCTTGGCGGATTCCTTCGGCCTGGCCTTTCACAAGTCCCAGGTGGCGGCGGGCCAGGAAATGCCCCGGGAGGGCGGGGTGCTGATCTCGGTCAACGACCGGGACAAGGAGGCCATCCCGGAGGTGGCCCAGGGGTTCCGCGAACTCGGCTACCAAGTCATCGCCACCCAGGGCACCCGGGATTTCCTGGAGAGCCGGGGTATTCCCGCGGAATCCGTGCTGAAGATGCATGAAGGTCGGCCGAACATCGTGGACGAGATCAAGAACGGGCGGATTCGGCTGGTGGTCAATACCCCGGCGGGCAAGACGAGCACCGTGGACGATTCCTACATCCGCAAGGCCGCCATCCAGTTTCGCGTACCGTACATCACCACCGTGGCCGCCGCCGCGGCCACGGTCAAGGGCCTTGCCGCCGCGCGCCATAACACCGACGAGGTCAGGTTCCTGCAGGACTACAACAGGTAGTGGCGCGTATCCCGCTTCGCCGCGCCGAAGCAGCCAGGGGCGCTCCAGCGCCCCGTTTAGGCTCGGTGCCAGGGATCATTTCCGGTCAGCCCCGGCTATATCATCTCCACTTCAAAGCTTCTCTTTCGGAATCGGTATCGGGGTCGAATTAACGGTATTGACGAACATACAGTATCGATTCCGATTCCGACGCCGACCCCGATAACTCCATTTTTTTCAAGCGAAGAACGCATTATCGGATTAGAATTGGTATTACTCCCCGTCCTTCAAATACATCTCCCGCAGGGCGACCTTGTTGGTCTTGCCCACGCTGGTCTTGGCGACGGACTCCACCAAGCGGACTTTGACCAGTACCGCCTCCTTGGGCAGCACGCCCTTGTCCACGAAGCTCTTGACGTGGTGGGCGATGCTCTTTTCCGACAGCGCGACGCCCTGCCTGGCCACGACCAGGGCCAGGGGCGTTTCTCCCCAGCGCAGGTCCGGCTTGCCGATCACCGCGGCTTCGGCCACGTCCGTGTGACGCAGGATGATGTCCTCCAGTTCCAGGGAACTGAGCCATTCCCCGCCGACCTTGATCACGTCCTTGGTCCGATCCGTGATGCGCAGACTGCCCGAGGCGTCGCGGCAGGCCACGTCTCCGGTGTTCATCCAGCCGTCGGTCCATAATTTTTCCGAATTGCGCTCATCCTTGAGATAGGATCTCGTCAGCCACGGGGCGCGGACTTGCAGGGCTCCGGGGGTTTTATCGTCGTCGGGCGCTTCCCGGTCGGCGTCGTCGACCAGGCGGAGCCGGACCAGGGGCAGGGGACGGCCGGTGCGGACGCGCAGGGCGATCTGGCTCTCCTGATCCTGAAGCAGTTCGGCATTGGACAGGTGGGTCAACGTCAGGATGGGGCAGGACTCGGACATGCCGTAGCCCGCGAAAATGTCCACGCCCCGATCCAGGGCCGCCTTGCACACGGCCTTGGGCAGGGCCGCCCCGCCGATGACCACCTTCCAGCCGGACAGGTCGTAGCTCGCGCACTTGGGATCAGAAAGCAGCATGTGCAGAATAGTCGGCACGCAGTGGCTGAAGGTAACCTTTTCCGTGCTGATCAGCCGGGTCAGCACCTCGGGAATGTATTTGCCCGGATAGACCTGTTTCACCCCGAGCAGGGTCGCCATGTAGGGGATGCCCCAGGCATGGACGTGGAACATGGGCGTGATGGGCATGTATACGTCCTCGCGGTGCAAGCGGCCCTGGGTGGCGTTGGAACTGAAGGCGGTCAACCCGGCCAGGGTATGCAGGACCAGTTGCCGGTGGCTGAAGAAGACGCCTTTGGGCAGGCCCGTGGTCCCGGTGGTGTAGAAGGTGGTGGCCCGGGTGTCTTCGTCGAAATCCGGAAACACTACCAGCGGCTCGGCGGCGGCCAGCAGGGCCTCGTACTCGCCGGACAACGGCAAGGCTGTTTGCGGAGCCTCTTCGCCGTCCGTGAGCAGGATATACTCGCGCACGGTGTCCAGCCGCCCCTTGATCTGCTCCAGCAGGGGCAGGAAGTCGGCGTTGACCAGGATAACGTCGTCCTCGGCGTGGCCGATGGTGTAGACCAGCTGCTCCGGGGAAAGGCGGATGTTGATGGTGTGCAGCACCGCGCCGATCATGGGCACGGCGTAGTAGCACTCCAGGTAGCGATGGCTGTCGTAGTCCATGACGGCCACGGTGTCCCCGGGCTTCACGCCCCGGGCCAGCAGCATCCCCGCCAGCCGGGCCACCCGTTCGCGGAACCCGGCGTAGGTGAAGCGACGGAATTCGCCGTAGACGATTTCCTGATCCGGATGGTTCTGAATAGGGCCCTGAAAAAGATTTTTGATCAGCAGTTGCTGGGATGGTTGCATGGATGTTCCTTTAATTTTGTTTGTTCTTTCAAAATGACACTCTCAGATCGACGTTACACTGGACTCAGGATCATAATCCGTAATGTCCTGGCAAACGCCGCCTGTTGTTCTTGCATCGTGACGTCCTGGAGAAAGAGCAGGATGAAACCGTTACTGACTATCTTCTCTATCATCATGCTTGCCTTGGATAATACTGAGTGGTCCGACATTTCCTGACTGCTCGACAAAATGGGTATGAAAGAGTTCATCTTTTCGCTTTATACCGACCAGCTTCCGCGAAAAAGGTTATATCTGAATATCCCTCATAAATCTTTCCTGAATGCAAAACGCCGGCGGGAATAGAATAAATATCGCCTTTCCTGAATTGCTTTTTTACACCGTCGATGGTCAATTCGATGACACCGCTCAAAACAAAACCAACTTGCGCCGCATGTGAATGTTCCGGCAGATCAGCATCCTTTTCAAACTGCATGAAGAGCAATTGGTGGTCAGCGGCTTGCGACAAATACGACGTGATGCCGTCGATGGGTATATCAGCTTCGGGCAAAGCTTTGATCGGAGGGGGGAAAATGTTTTCCAATTCTTAATCTCCTTCTCTACAGAGTTCAACGCGTTGCATGCGCTTCGGCTGGACGAGCCAAGTCTTACGCCGTAGCTTTTGCAAGCTCTCTGACCGTGTAGCCATCAAGCGCACGCCCCGCCGTACCGTCTGAACGCTCAATGATTTGACCAGGAACGATACTTTGATTTGTCCAGGCTGGGCTACCGATCGTCATAGACAATATCTCGAAGGCTTTTCTCAATCAATTCGGCATCTTCTACAGAGATTTTATCGGGGAATGACATAAGCTTCAGATGCAATGCACTGCCATCAGCCTGTAATGGAGGCTGGATGTGATGGTGCTGGTTCAGATGGAATCCCAATCGTTCATAAAATTTGATTCTTCTGAGAGTTGTATCATCCACTGGCGGTTC
Protein-coding regions in this window:
- a CDS encoding GNAT family N-acetyltransferase, which codes for MLEIRKEDPRDQKAVHRLNLAAFENGPEAALVDALRASCSEYLAFVAEEDGVVIGHILFTPVTVDGSDAVGMGLAPMAVLPSHQRKGVGSRLVRHGLDHLRRTGCPFVIVLGHPEYYPRFGFEPASKYRLVSQWEGVPDEAFMVAVLNADALPKAGGTARYRDEFDDAM
- the carB gene encoding carbamoyl-phosphate synthase large subunit produces the protein MPKRTDIHKILIIGSGPIIIGQACEFDYSGTQACKALRGLGYKIVLINSNPATIMTDPETADVTYIEPLNVESLTRIIAKERPDAVLPNLGGQTGLNLTSGLAKAGVLDEYGVKVIGVQLDAIERGEDRIAFKETMGRLGIEMPRSEPAYSVEEAEAIAARLGFPIVIRPAYTMGGTGGGLVYNLEELRTVARRGIAASMTGQILVEESVLGWEELELEVVRDAKNQMVTVCFIENVDPMGVHTGDSICTAPMLTISRELQERLQRHAYDIVEAIEVIGGTNTQFAHDPKTGRVVIIEINPRTSRSSALASKATGFPIAYVSALLACGLTLDEIPYWRDQTLEKYTPWGDYVVVKFPRWDFEKFPGALDALGTQMRAVGEVMSIGKNYKEALQKAVRSMERGRFGLGFAKDYHRKSAEELLELLALPTSERLFVMYEALRKGVSVDALHRKTFIKSWFIEQMRELVELEERILAHKGRPVPDDLLIQAKRDGFSDRYLARLSGVSEKDVRTRRLALGRGQAWEPVPVSGVREDAEYYFSTYNSAHHLPVSGGRKIMVLGGGPNRIGQGIEFDYCCVHAALAIREAGFKSIMVNCNPETVSTDYDTSDRLYFEPLTVEDVLGIYEKEQPEGVIVQFGGQTPLNIAAELAQAGVRILGTSPETIDLAEDRDRFSKLMQSLDIPMPASGMAVNLEDALAVAGRIGYPLMVRPSYVLGGRGMEVVHDREMLEAYLAAAVDVTPDRPILIDKFLENAIEAEADAIADGTDAFVPSVMEQIELAGVHSGDSACVIPAVSIKPEHLETIREYTRRIAVACNVVGLMNIQYAVAGDKVYVLEANPRASRTVPLVSKVCGIAMARLATRIMLGEKLSDLGLSERHPRHFGVKEAVFPFNMFPEVDPVLGPEMRSTGEVLGLADSFGLAFHKSQVAAGQEMPREGGVLISVNDRDKEAIPEVAQGFRELGYQVIATQGTRDFLESRGIPAESVLKMHEGRPNIVDEIKNGRIRLVVNTPAGKTSTVDDSYIRKAAIQFRVPYITTVAAAAATVKGLAAARHNTDEVRFLQDYNR
- a CDS encoding long-chain fatty acid--CoA ligase, encoding MQPSQQLLIKNLFQGPIQNHPDQEIVYGEFRRFTYAGFRERVARLAGMLLARGVKPGDTVAVMDYDSHRYLECYYAVPMIGAVLHTINIRLSPEQLVYTIGHAEDDVILVNADFLPLLEQIKGRLDTVREYILLTDGEEAPQTALPLSGEYEALLAAAEPLVVFPDFDEDTRATTFYTTGTTGLPKGVFFSHRQLVLHTLAGLTAFSSNATQGRLHREDVYMPITPMFHVHAWGIPYMATLLGVKQVYPGKYIPEVLTRLISTEKVTFSHCVPTILHMLLSDPKCASYDLSGWKVVIGGAALPKAVCKAALDRGVDIFAGYGMSESCPILTLTHLSNAELLQDQESQIALRVRTGRPLPLVRLRLVDDADREAPDDDKTPGALQVRAPWLTRSYLKDERNSEKLWTDGWMNTGDVACRDASGSLRITDRTKDVIKVGGEWLSSLELEDIILRHTDVAEAAVIGKPDLRWGETPLALVVARQGVALSEKSIAHHVKSFVDKGVLPKEAVLVKVRLVESVAKTSVGKTNKVALREMYLKDGE
- a CDS encoding cupin domain-containing protein, producing MENIFPPPIKALPEADIPIDGITSYLSQAADHQLLFMQFEKDADLPEHSHAAQVGFVLSGVIELTIDGVKKQFRKGDIYSIPAGVLHSGKIYEGYSDITFFAEAGRYKAKR